Proteins encoded in a region of the Zea mays cultivar B73 chromosome 2, Zm-B73-REFERENCE-NAM-5.0, whole genome shotgun sequence genome:
- the LOC100285793 gene encoding acetylajmalan esterase isoform X2, with translation MATASAACHGGGIVYYKVLPMSMFLLLLRGLVQPVAAAACSVDAIYSFGDSIADTGNLLREGPVGFFASIGSYPYGQTLRKPTGRCSDGLLIIDYFAMALNLSLVSPYLDKGADFASGANFAVAGATALDRAVLLQSGIMAPPASVPLSSQLDWFKAHLNATACPSLQDCAKKLAGALFLVGEIGGNDYNYGFLQGFRSIEAMKAYVPQVINAIMDVAKEVIELGATQIVIPGNFPIGCSPSYLSLFAASGDLDDRGCLRSYNAFAQHHNEQLQAAIDGLRKANTDVTVVYADYYGAFMHLLDHASLLELKHSLVPGFEQGALLQACCGAGGAYNFNMNSMCGAPGTTTCADPARNVSWDGIHLTQQAYRAIALSLLMEGFAQPDDAVQEIWSC, from the exons ATGGCCACGGCGTCTGCAGCTTGTCATGGCGGGGGGATCGTGTACTACAAGGTCCTTCCGATGAGCATGTTCCTGCTGCTGCTCCGAGGGCTCGTGCAGCCGGTGGCGGCCGCGGCGTGCTCCGTGGACGCCATCTACAGCTTCGGCGACTCCATCGCTGACACGGGCAACCTCCTGCGCGAGGGCCCCGTTGGCTTCTTCGCCTCCATCGGCAGCTACCCGTACGGCCAGACCCTCCGCAAACCCACAGGCCGGTGCTCCGACGGCCTCCTCATCATCGACTACTTCG CGATGGCGCTGAACCTATCGCTGGTGAGCCCGTACCTGGACAAGGGAGCCGACTTCGCCAGCGGCGCCAACTTCGCGGTGGCCGGGGCCACGGCGCTGGACCGGGCCGTGTTGCTGCAGAGCGGCATCATGGCTCCACCGGCGAGCGTGCCGCTCAGCTCCCAGCTCGACTGGTTCAAGGCGCACCTCAACGCCACCGCCTGCCCCTCGCTACAAG ATTGCGCCAAGAAGCTCGCCGGAGCGCTGTTCTTGGTCGGCGAGATCGGAGGGAACGACTACAACTACGGCTTCTTACAGGGATTCAGGTCGATCGAGGCCATGAAGGCCTACGTGCCACAGGTCATAAACGCCATAATGGACGTCGCCAAG GAAGTGATCGAGCTAGGCGCGACCCAGATCGTGATCCCGGGGAACTTCCCGATCGGGTGCTCCCCGAGCTACCTCTCCCTCTTCGCCGCGTCCGGCGACCTCGACGACCGGGGCTGCCTCAGGAGCTACAACGCCTTCGCCCAGCACCACAACGAGCAGCTCCAGGCGGCCATCGACGGGCTGAGGAAGGCCAACACCGACGTCACCGTCGTGTACGCGGACTACTACGGCGCCTTCATGCACCTGCTGGACCATGCTTCGCTCCTCG AACTCAAGCACAGCTTAGTTCCAGGGTTCGAGCAGGGCGCGCTCCTGCAGGCGTGCTGCGGGGCGGGCGGCGCGTACAACTTCAACATGAACTCGATGTGCGGCGCGCCGGGCACGACGACGTGCGCGGACCCGGCGCGCAACGTCAGCTGGGACGGCATCCACCTCACGCAGCAGGCGTACAGGGCCATCGCGCTGTCCCTTCTCATGGAGGGGTTCGCGCAGCCGGATGACGCCGTGCAAGAGATCTGGAGCTGCTGA
- the LOC100285793 gene encoding acetylajmalan esterase isoform X3, translating into MATASAACHGGGIVYYKVLPMSMFLLLLRGLVQPVAAAACSVDAIYSFGDSIADTGNLLREGPVGFFASIGSYPYGQTLRKPTGRCSDGLLIIDYFAMALNLSLVSPYLDKGADFASGANFAVAGATALDRAVLLQSGIMAPPASVPLSSQLDWFKAHLNATACPSLQVADCAKKLAGALFLVGEIGGNDYNYGFLQGFRSIEAMKAYVPQVINAIMDVAKEVIELGATQIVIPGNFPIGCSPSYLSLFAASGDLDDRGCLRSYNAFAQHHNEQLQAAIDGLRKANTDVTVVYADYYGAFMHLLDHASLLGFEQGALLQACCGAGGAYNFNMNSMCGAPGTTTCADPARNVSWDGIHLTQQAYRAIALSLLMEGFAQPDDAVQEIWSC; encoded by the exons ATGGCCACGGCGTCTGCAGCTTGTCATGGCGGGGGGATCGTGTACTACAAGGTCCTTCCGATGAGCATGTTCCTGCTGCTGCTCCGAGGGCTCGTGCAGCCGGTGGCGGCCGCGGCGTGCTCCGTGGACGCCATCTACAGCTTCGGCGACTCCATCGCTGACACGGGCAACCTCCTGCGCGAGGGCCCCGTTGGCTTCTTCGCCTCCATCGGCAGCTACCCGTACGGCCAGACCCTCCGCAAACCCACAGGCCGGTGCTCCGACGGCCTCCTCATCATCGACTACTTCG CGATGGCGCTGAACCTATCGCTGGTGAGCCCGTACCTGGACAAGGGAGCCGACTTCGCCAGCGGCGCCAACTTCGCGGTGGCCGGGGCCACGGCGCTGGACCGGGCCGTGTTGCTGCAGAGCGGCATCATGGCTCCACCGGCGAGCGTGCCGCTCAGCTCCCAGCTCGACTGGTTCAAGGCGCACCTCAACGCCACCGCCTGCCCCTCGCTACAAG TAGCAGATTGCGCCAAGAAGCTCGCCGGAGCGCTGTTCTTGGTCGGCGAGATCGGAGGGAACGACTACAACTACGGCTTCTTACAGGGATTCAGGTCGATCGAGGCCATGAAGGCCTACGTGCCACAGGTCATAAACGCCATAATGGACGTCGCCAAG GAAGTGATCGAGCTAGGCGCGACCCAGATCGTGATCCCGGGGAACTTCCCGATCGGGTGCTCCCCGAGCTACCTCTCCCTCTTCGCCGCGTCCGGCGACCTCGACGACCGGGGCTGCCTCAGGAGCTACAACGCCTTCGCCCAGCACCACAACGAGCAGCTCCAGGCGGCCATCGACGGGCTGAGGAAGGCCAACACCGACGTCACCGTCGTGTACGCGGACTACTACGGCGCCTTCATGCACCTGCTGGACCATGCTTCGCTCCTCG GGTTCGAGCAGGGCGCGCTCCTGCAGGCGTGCTGCGGGGCGGGCGGCGCGTACAACTTCAACATGAACTCGATGTGCGGCGCGCCGGGCACGACGACGTGCGCGGACCCGGCGCGCAACGTCAGCTGGGACGGCATCCACCTCACGCAGCAGGCGTACAGGGCCATCGCGCTGTCCCTTCTCATGGAGGGGTTCGCGCAGCCGGATGACGCCGTGCAAGAGATCTGGAGCTGCTGA
- the LOC100285793 gene encoding acetylajmalan esterase isoform X1 produces the protein MATASAACHGGGIVYYKVLPMSMFLLLLRGLVQPVAAAACSVDAIYSFGDSIADTGNLLREGPVGFFASIGSYPYGQTLRKPTGRCSDGLLIIDYFAMALNLSLVSPYLDKGADFASGANFAVAGATALDRAVLLQSGIMAPPASVPLSSQLDWFKAHLNATACPSLQVADCAKKLAGALFLVGEIGGNDYNYGFLQGFRSIEAMKAYVPQVINAIMDVAKEVIELGATQIVIPGNFPIGCSPSYLSLFAASGDLDDRGCLRSYNAFAQHHNEQLQAAIDGLRKANTDVTVVYADYYGAFMHLLDHASLLELKHSLVPGFEQGALLQACCGAGGAYNFNMNSMCGAPGTTTCADPARNVSWDGIHLTQQAYRAIALSLLMEGFAQPDDAVQEIWSC, from the exons ATGGCCACGGCGTCTGCAGCTTGTCATGGCGGGGGGATCGTGTACTACAAGGTCCTTCCGATGAGCATGTTCCTGCTGCTGCTCCGAGGGCTCGTGCAGCCGGTGGCGGCCGCGGCGTGCTCCGTGGACGCCATCTACAGCTTCGGCGACTCCATCGCTGACACGGGCAACCTCCTGCGCGAGGGCCCCGTTGGCTTCTTCGCCTCCATCGGCAGCTACCCGTACGGCCAGACCCTCCGCAAACCCACAGGCCGGTGCTCCGACGGCCTCCTCATCATCGACTACTTCG CGATGGCGCTGAACCTATCGCTGGTGAGCCCGTACCTGGACAAGGGAGCCGACTTCGCCAGCGGCGCCAACTTCGCGGTGGCCGGGGCCACGGCGCTGGACCGGGCCGTGTTGCTGCAGAGCGGCATCATGGCTCCACCGGCGAGCGTGCCGCTCAGCTCCCAGCTCGACTGGTTCAAGGCGCACCTCAACGCCACCGCCTGCCCCTCGCTACAAG TAGCAGATTGCGCCAAGAAGCTCGCCGGAGCGCTGTTCTTGGTCGGCGAGATCGGAGGGAACGACTACAACTACGGCTTCTTACAGGGATTCAGGTCGATCGAGGCCATGAAGGCCTACGTGCCACAGGTCATAAACGCCATAATGGACGTCGCCAAG GAAGTGATCGAGCTAGGCGCGACCCAGATCGTGATCCCGGGGAACTTCCCGATCGGGTGCTCCCCGAGCTACCTCTCCCTCTTCGCCGCGTCCGGCGACCTCGACGACCGGGGCTGCCTCAGGAGCTACAACGCCTTCGCCCAGCACCACAACGAGCAGCTCCAGGCGGCCATCGACGGGCTGAGGAAGGCCAACACCGACGTCACCGTCGTGTACGCGGACTACTACGGCGCCTTCATGCACCTGCTGGACCATGCTTCGCTCCTCG AACTCAAGCACAGCTTAGTTCCAGGGTTCGAGCAGGGCGCGCTCCTGCAGGCGTGCTGCGGGGCGGGCGGCGCGTACAACTTCAACATGAACTCGATGTGCGGCGCGCCGGGCACGACGACGTGCGCGGACCCGGCGCGCAACGTCAGCTGGGACGGCATCCACCTCACGCAGCAGGCGTACAGGGCCATCGCGCTGTCCCTTCTCATGGAGGGGTTCGCGCAGCCGGATGACGCCGTGCAAGAGATCTGGAGCTGCTGA
- the LOC100285793 gene encoding Acetylajmalan esterase precursor, translated as MATASAACHGGGIVYYKVLPMSMFLLLLRGLVQPVAAAACSVDAIYSFGDSIADTGNLLREGPVGFFASIGSYPYGQTLRKPTGRCSDGLLIIDYFAMALNLSLVSPYLDKGADFASGANFAVAGATALDRAVLLQSGIMAPPASVPLSSQLDWFKAHLNATACPSLQDCAKKLAGALFLVGEIGGNDYNYGFLQGFRSIEAMKAYVPQVINAIMDVAKEVIELGATQIVIPGNFPIGCSPSYLSLFAASGDLDDRGCLRSYNAFAQHHNEQLQAAIDGLRKANTDVTVVYADYYGAFMHLLDHASLLGFEQGALLQACCGAGGAYNFNMNSMCGAPGTTTCADPARNVSWDGIHLTQQAYRAIALSLLMEGFAQPDDAVQEIWSC; from the exons ATGGCCACGGCGTCTGCAGCTTGTCATGGCGGGGGGATCGTGTACTACAAGGTCCTTCCGATGAGCATGTTCCTGCTGCTGCTCCGAGGGCTCGTGCAGCCGGTGGCGGCCGCGGCGTGCTCCGTGGACGCCATCTACAGCTTCGGCGACTCCATCGCTGACACGGGCAACCTCCTGCGCGAGGGCCCCGTTGGCTTCTTCGCCTCCATCGGCAGCTACCCGTACGGCCAGACCCTCCGCAAACCCACAGGCCGGTGCTCCGACGGCCTCCTCATCATCGACTACTTCG CGATGGCGCTGAACCTATCGCTGGTGAGCCCGTACCTGGACAAGGGAGCCGACTTCGCCAGCGGCGCCAACTTCGCGGTGGCCGGGGCCACGGCGCTGGACCGGGCCGTGTTGCTGCAGAGCGGCATCATGGCTCCACCGGCGAGCGTGCCGCTCAGCTCCCAGCTCGACTGGTTCAAGGCGCACCTCAACGCCACCGCCTGCCCCTCGCTACAAG ATTGCGCCAAGAAGCTCGCCGGAGCGCTGTTCTTGGTCGGCGAGATCGGAGGGAACGACTACAACTACGGCTTCTTACAGGGATTCAGGTCGATCGAGGCCATGAAGGCCTACGTGCCACAGGTCATAAACGCCATAATGGACGTCGCCAAG GAAGTGATCGAGCTAGGCGCGACCCAGATCGTGATCCCGGGGAACTTCCCGATCGGGTGCTCCCCGAGCTACCTCTCCCTCTTCGCCGCGTCCGGCGACCTCGACGACCGGGGCTGCCTCAGGAGCTACAACGCCTTCGCCCAGCACCACAACGAGCAGCTCCAGGCGGCCATCGACGGGCTGAGGAAGGCCAACACCGACGTCACCGTCGTGTACGCGGACTACTACGGCGCCTTCATGCACCTGCTGGACCATGCTTCGCTCCTCG GGTTCGAGCAGGGCGCGCTCCTGCAGGCGTGCTGCGGGGCGGGCGGCGCGTACAACTTCAACATGAACTCGATGTGCGGCGCGCCGGGCACGACGACGTGCGCGGACCCGGCGCGCAACGTCAGCTGGGACGGCATCCACCTCACGCAGCAGGCGTACAGGGCCATCGCGCTGTCCCTTCTCATGGAGGGGTTCGCGCAGCCGGATGACGCCGTGCAAGAGATCTGGAGCTGCTGA